DNA sequence from the Dethiosulfovibrio salsuginis genome:
GAAGCAGATAACTCGATAGGCCACCTTCTTAATATTAACACAAATAAATTAGAACTCATTAGTCAGATAATTCCTTTTATAGACAAAGAAGGTAAAATCTCAGCCTGTGGTCTTATGATAGTAGCTATGTTCAACAAAAATCCAGAGGCCATAATTACGCTTGCAAAAAAAACCAAAGTGCCTATATACCAAAAAGACTCCGATGGTATAACCGCTCTTCACTTCGCAGCAATGTTCAACGGAAACCCTAAGCTCATCGCAACCCTCATAGAGGCTGGAGCTGATCCAAACGCTAAAACAGAAGAAGCTGGANNNNNNNNNNNNNNNNNNNNNNNNNNNNNNNNNNNNNNNNNNNNNNNNNNNNNNNNNNNNNNNNNNNNNNNNNNNNNNNNNNNNNNNNNNNNNNNNNNNNNNNNNTTCAACGGAAACCCTAAGGTCATCGCAACCCTCATAGAGGCTGGAGCTGACCCAAACGCTAAAGCAGAAGGTGGAATAACGCCACTCCACTCTGCGGTAACAGAAGACGGAAACCCTAAGGCCATCGCAACCCTCATAGAGGCTGGAGCTGATCCAAACGCTAAAGCAGAAGGTGGAATGACGCCACTCCACTCTGCAGCAATTTTCAACGGAAACCCTAAGGCCATCGCAGCACTCATAGAGGCTGGAGCTGACGTCAACGTAAAAGATGAACGTGGAGACACGCCTATGAGTCTCGCAAAAGCAGCTGAAAATGAAATTATGATAAATGCTTTTAAAAAATGTCAACCTAAAGTAAAAAAATAAAATCAATCCAAGGAGGGAAAGACATGTCATTGCTTGATGTTATGAAAAAAAGGCAAGAACAAATGTCTAAGGCTCCCCATCCATTGAAAGACGATGAGAGAGGAGCTCGCTTTGCCTATCTGGTGGGCATGGCCATGGTAGCCACCGTAGACGGCTCGATAGATCCAGAGGAAGAGAACATTCTACTGAATCGAGCTATAGCCATGAACCTACCTGAAGACGATGGTATACGAGCTATCGAAGCAGCAAAGACAGCGGACAGCGAAACTATTTCATCGGTACTTGAGTCTCTGAGCGAACGAAGACAGAGAGTTATATTTATGATAGACCTAAGGATAATGGCCCACGCCGACGGATCGCTAAAATCCGAGGAGTGCGAGCTATGGAATCTCTTTGGGGACATGATGGAGATAAACCAGGATGATCGAAAGGCCCTTTCCACCTTCGCCGATGCATCGTTAGAGCCGGACGAAGAAAGGGCCTCCGAGGCCATAGCGGGAATCATAAAACACGATCTAGACATCCCTATATCGGCAATAAAGTTCTTCTTGCCTTCTACCAAAAATATATCAGTAGACAACGATTTTTTTGTTTTTTTAGTAGAGAAAAACAATTTAAAACACATTAAACTAGCCCTTGCACTAGAGGCCAAAAATAATAATGAAATAGCTTCGAATGTAACAAGAGCGAATACACACGGCTATGGCGAAACCCTTCTTCACTACGCAGCACGGTTCAACACAAACCCGGAGTTCATCAAGACCCTTATAGATGCCGGTGCCGATATCAAAGCAAAAACTGAAGATGAATACACACCACTTCATTTTGCAGCAGCTCTCAACTCTAATCCCGAGATCATCGCAACACTTATAGAGGCTGGGGCTGATATCGAGGCAAAAACTAGATATAAAGAGACTCCGCTCCATGTAGCAGCAGAGCTAAACAAAAACCCCGAGATCGTCGCGACACTCATAAAGGCTGGGGCTGATATCGAGGCAAAAGACACANNNNNNNNNNNNNNNNNNNNNNNNNNNNNNNNNNNNNNNNNNNNNNNNNNNNNNNNNNNNNNNNNNNNNNNNNNNNNNNNNNNNNNNNNNAGCAGCAGCACACAACGAAAACCCCGAGATCATCGCGACACTCATAAAGGCTGGGGCTGATATCGAGGCAAAAAAGACAAGTGACGAGACTCCGCTCCATGAAGCAGCAGCGTGGAACGAAAATCCCGAGATCGTCGCGACACTCATAAAGGCTGGGGCTGATATCGAGGCAAAAGACACAAGTGACGAGACTCTGCTCCATAGAGCAGCAGCACACAACGAAAACCCCGAGATTATCGCGATGCTTATAGAGGCTGGGGCTGATATCGAGGCAAAAAATATATATAAAGGGACTCCGCTCCATGTAGCAGCAGCACACAACGAAAACCCCGAGATCGTCGCGACACTCATAAAGGCTGGGGCTGATATCGAGGCAAAAGACACATTTGACAGGAATCCGCTCCATGAAGCAGCAAGATGGAACGAAAACCCCGAGATTATCGCGATGCTTATAGAGGCTGGGGCTGACGTTAATGCAAAGAGTTATGACGGCAAAAAGCCACTATATGGCGCTAAAGAAAATGAGAATAGAGACAAATCCAAAACAATTTCCATAATAAACATTATAAATAAAAATAATAATTTAATAAAAAAGACAAGAGCCCTGTTTACAGAAAAAAATAGCATACCAACAAAAACAAGGTTTAAATTAATTTCAATCAATATTCTCGTCGCTATCTGCATCGGACTTACTATAGACTATATACCTTCTTTTCTGAAGGGCATTTTAAGCCTTTTGATCTTAAGTCACCTTGCATACCAAGTTACAATGATAAACATAAAATACATCTCAGAAAAATCGACAACTACAAAAAGAAGACTTGCGTCAATGGGAATAGATTTTATTTTACTTTTTTTTGTAGCTATAGTTTCAGATTACATACCAGAATCTATCGAGACAGTTATGGCATTCATTATCTCCGTACATTTTATCTATCAGCTATTTGCAATAATCATAGGCTTTTTTAAGAAAAAACTAAAAAAATAGAGAAGTATAGGAGGACTTAGTATGGCATCGCTTTGGGATGAAGCTGA
Encoded proteins:
- a CDS encoding ankyrin repeat domain-containing protein translates to FNGNPKVIATLIEAGADPNAKAEGGITPLHSAVTEDGNPKAIATLIEAGADPNAKAEGGMTPLHSAAIFNGNPKAIAALIEAGADVNVKDERGDTPMSLAKAAENEIMINAFKKCQPKVKK
- a CDS encoding ankyrin repeat domain-containing protein; protein product: MSLLDVMKKRQEQMSKAPHPLKDDERGARFAYLVGMAMVATVDGSIDPEEENILLNRAIAMNLPEDDGIRAIEAAKTADSETISSVLESLSERRQRVIFMIDLRIMAHADGSLKSEECELWNLFGDMMEINQDDRKALSTFADASLEPDEERASEAIAGIIKHDLDIPISAIKFFLPSTKNISVDNDFFVFLVEKNNLKHIKLALALEAKNNNEIASNVTRANTHGYGETLLHYAARFNTNPEFIKTLIDAGADIKAKTEDEYTPLHFAAALNSNPEIIATLIEAGADIEAKTRYKETPLHVAAELNKNPEIVATLIKAGADIEAKDT
- a CDS encoding ankyrin repeat domain-containing protein, whose product is AAAHNENPEIIATLIKAGADIEAKKTSDETPLHEAAAWNENPEIVATLIKAGADIEAKDTSDETLLHRAAAHNENPEIIAMLIEAGADIEAKNIYKGTPLHVAAAHNENPEIVATLIKAGADIEAKDTFDRNPLHEAARWNENPEIIAMLIEAGADVNAKSYDGKKPLYGAKENENRDKSKTISIINIINKNNNLIKKTRALFTEKNSIPTKTRFKLISINILVAICIGLTIDYIPSFLKGILSLLILSHLAYQVTMINIKYISEKSTTTKRRLASMGIDFILLFFVAIVSDYIPESIETVMAFIISVHFIYQLFAIIIGFFKKKLKK